AATGGAACAGGAAAATCTTGAAAGTTTCAACAATCTGATTGAAAACCTGAAATATTACAACTGCGACATCACCAGGATTCCAGTGGTTTTCCAGTATAACAAACGTGATCTGAAAGACATCATGACCATTGAAGCGATGGATCGGATCTTTAACCTGCCCCAGGCTCCACGATTCAGCGGCTCGGCCCTTAGCGGCAATGGCGTTCTCCAGACCCTGACCGCCTGTTGCAAACTGGTGCTGCAGGATTTAAAACGTAAAAGTCAACGCACAGAAGAAGCCGTCTCCCGAGGCCTTAACACCCCTTCAGACAGAAGCGTTCCAACCGCTGCCGGCGTCGATCATCGGCCCAGTCCCGCGCAAGAGGCCGGAAGGAAACAACCCGACCCCGAAATATCCGTCCCAAGACCACCCACCATAACAAGCCGGCCCGAAAACAGGCCTCATCCCTTGGGCGCCGAAAATAACGTCCCTCCCGTTGCCTTCTCCGGCGCCGACCCACGGGCCAGGGAGCACCGCGAAACCGGCCAGGAACCTTTCAAACCCGAAATTATGCAGGTCGGCAAAACCCGGCTGCTTGATCCGTACACCCTGACCGTGCCGCTGCGCCTGGCCACTGACGGCGCCCGCCGGCAGGTGGTTACGGTTGAGATTACTTTAAGTATCAAAGATTTCCTCCGCCAAGAGCTGTAAACCGATGTTGCACGCATCCGGAAAAAAAACTTTTCCTGCCCCAGGCACAGCTCTGCTGGCAACTTTCTTTCTGCTCTGGAGCTGCCTGGGCATGGCCGTACCCGCAGCGCAGGCAAACGTCCTCGACAAGGCCTGGCGGCAAGTTATCGATCCAACCCCGGCCACCCTTCCCGGTCTGGAAAGAAGCCTCGAAGATTTCATCTTGACCAAGAAATCACTGGCCATCAAAAACGCCACCCTCTATTCCCTGGCCCTGATTGAGATGGCGAAACAAAAATCTTCTGAACCTGAAGCGGCCACCCTGCTGACCAAGGCCGCGGTTCAGGTTTCCCCCGATTACGCTTTCCCCGAAACCGCGCTTTGTGAACTTTTTTTTGACCAGGGCCATGGCCTGAAATCACTGCGTCACCTGTTTGCAGCCACCCGCAAGTTTCAAAGCAACCCCCAGGAAGGCTTTTACGCGGCCACCTTTCTCTGGCTGGCTCTGGCCGTACTACCATTCTCCCTCATGATCCTGATGACGACCATCATGGCCGTCCGCTATTTCCGAACCTTTTCGGAAATGGGACGAATCAAGCTGAAACCTGCGACGCAGAAACTCCTGCTGACCACGGCCGCGATCGCGGCCGTACTGATTATTTACCTTCAGACCCCGCTGCCTGGTCTCTTTTTACTGGCCGGCCTGATTTCTATCCTGGCAACCAGGAGAGACATCATTCTTTTGGCCCTGCTGCTCGCCGCCCTGCTGTTCACCCCCTTTGCCTACGAAAAAGGGATGTTTTCCCTGCTCACCCTGGACTCATCCTTTTTCAGATCGGCCCGTTTGAGTGAAAGCGGCCGTCACCTTCAGTTTGAACCCGCCAGCAAACATCAGCAACCGGCCGAAAACCTGAGTCAACTGGTCCTGCAGTTCTTCATGCAGGCCGAAATCGCCAGGCAACGGGGCGAATATCACAAAGCGGAAATTTTTTTGCGCCAGATCATCGCGGAAAAAATCGAACTGGGAGCGGTTTACAATAATCTTGCCAACCTTTTGTTTCTACAGAAGAACCCCGAGACCACCCTTGACCAGTACGAACAGCTCTACCTTAAGGCCGCAGAGCTTGAACCACGGCAGGGGATCCCTTACTACAATCTCAGTCGGGCCTATCTGAGCCTTTCGTTTGATCTGATAAAAAGTCAGACCTATCTGGAAAAAGCCTTCGGTATCGATCCCGATCTCAGCCAGACGCACGAAGCCCAAAGTCAGCCCGACTTTATGCCTCTGCCCGAAAATTTTTACCGTCAATATGCCGACTCACAACCCGGCCACAAAACCTTTTTCCCGGAGATTTTCCGTTACATGCTTTTTCCCGGAGCCGGATGGACAACCTACTTCATACTTGTCATAATCTTTCTGGGAGGAATCCTTTGGCAGGCTTTACTGACACCGGGCAATCGTCGACTCTGTCCCGGTTGCGGCCGGCTTTTTCATTCTCTGAAAAAACTCAAGCATACCGCGGCCTGCCCTCTCTGTCAGGCCGCCGGTCGGCAGAGTCCCTGCAATCTGGGTTGGCATTCGCAAACGTCAATTTTACTGACCCTGACCAGCATCGCGGTTCCCGGTTTTTATCAACTGCTGCGAGGTCAACCGGTCGCCGCCGCGGCGCTGCAGATTCCAGCCCTCTTCTGGCTCTATAATTTCCTGATCTGCCGAACTGGAATCATGGCCCTTCAACCACCGTCAACCCCTTGGCTCAGTCTGGTTTTCCCTGCTTTGATCTGGATCGCCAATCTGGGTCTGATAGCCACCGCCCTGTCAATCCACCTGAGAAAACAAGCGGGCGAGAAATATCAATGAAAAAACAATTCTCCGCCACCAAAGGGCTGAACGCCGATCTCGAAAATTTCGAGATCACCGACATCTTACAGCTGATTACGCAGCAGGTGAAATGCGGCAGTTTGAGCGTCGAAGGCAAAGACGGTAACTGCTCCTGGTACTTTCTTGATGGCGGCCTGGTTGATTTTGAATGCGATTTCCCCGGACATTTACTTGATTTGAAAAGCATCCTCGTCAAAAGCGGCCACCTCGATGAGTCCGCATATGATTTGCTGACCGGCAAGCGCGGTCTCGGCGAAAAGGAGGTTGCCGAGTTGCTGGTCCAGGGGAAATTTATCAGCCCCGGGGAACTGGAAAATATCAATCTCCGCCGTCTGATCGAATCGTTTATCGTTACCATGCAATGGACCAAGGGGAAATACAGCTTCTTCCCCACCAGCGAGGTGCAAAGACATCCTTTCCTGCCGGCCCAGGACGCCAATTTCATTATCCTGGAAGCCCTGCGGCAAATCGATGAGATGACGGTCATGAAAAAACGTCTTCAACCTCTGGACCGGGTTTTTGAGACAACCCTGGCGCAGGCTAACGGAGAAGCCTCAATTCATGACCTGAACCTCTTCAAGGAAGGACTGGAAGCCCAGTTTGACCGCGACGAACTTGAAACCTATCGCCTTTTTGACGGCAAACGCCCACTGAGCGAAATTTTAAATCGTAATGTTCTCGGCCAATTTCACACCTGCCGGATTATACTTGATTTTCTGGAACGGGGCATTATCGTTCCGGAAAGTTCATCTCAAAGCACCGGAAAGCTCAGCCGGGCCCCGGCCGTAAACCGCCAGTTGAGCGGTCTGCCCCTGATGCTGCTCGGCACGGCACTGGTTATTGCAACCTTACTTTCCATCAAAAACCTCACCAACCCACGACAGGGCCTGAAGCCGACCTTTTTTTCGGCTATCGTGGATAATCTGCGGGCCGACCGGAAAGCCGTTCTGGCCCAGGCCGCTGAACTACTGCGCCGGCCTTGAAAAAACCAGGTGGGTCACCCACTGAACCCTGACAATCTTTTAACTTGACAAGGAGAATTATATGGGCATCGACTATCGCAGTCTCGGTTTTGTCAACACGCGGAAAATGTTTAAACAGGCCTTCAGTGAAGGCTACGCGGTTCCGGCTTACAATTTCAACAACATGGAACAGCTCCAAGCCATCATCAATGGCTGCGGCCGCTCCAACTCCCCGGTCATTCTCCAGGTTTCCAGCGGGGCCCGCAAATACGCCGATCAGACCCTGCTTCAGTATCTGGCCCAGGGCGCGGTAGCCATGGGACGCAAAGCCGGCTACAACAACCCGATCGCCCTCCATCTTGACCATGGAGACTCTCTTGAGCTCTGCATCTCATGCATTGAAAGCGGTTTCTCATCCGTCATGATTGACGGTTCCCACCTTTCCTATGAAGAAAATATCGCCCTGACTACGCGGGTGGTTGAATACGCCCATCGTCATGAGGTTTCAGTTGAGGGGGAACTCGGGGTTCTGGCGGGAATCGAGGACGATGTGGTTGCCGCCCGCTCAATCTATACCGATCCGGAACAGGTCGAGGATTTCGTCCACCGGACCGGGGTAGACTCCCTGGCCATCTCCATCGGCACCTCGCACGGCGCCTACAAATTCAAGCCCGAGCAATGCCGGCGAAATGCGGAAGGGGTTCTGCTCCCGCCCCCGCTGCGCTTTGACATTCTTGAAGAAATCGAGCGCCGGATTCCGGGCTTTGCCATCGTCCTGCATGGCGCGAGCTCGGTGCTCCCCGAATACGTTGAAATCATCAATCGGTGCGGCGGCAAGCTGGAAGCAGCCGTCGGCATTCCGGCCGAGCAACTGCGTCAGGCCGCCAAATCAGCGGTCTGTAAAATCAACATTGATTCGGACGGTCGTCTGGTTATGACCGCAATGATCCGCAAGCTCTTTGCCGAGCAACCCCAGGAGTTCGATCCACGCAAATATCTGGGACCGGCCCGGGAGGAATTAACCAAGATGATCATGGAAAAAAATGAACAGGTGCTGGGCAGCGCCGGTCGCGGCTAAACCACAGCCAGGCAAACAGCTTCGGGACGAAAAAACACAGCTGACAAAGGCCTGAGATTCAGAAGAAAATTCCGAAAAAACGGCGGAGAAAGGGATTTTCGATAATTACTCGTTCGTTATGATCATGGAGTTCCAGCAACAGTTTCTCCAACACGACCTGGGGCAGCCCCCCCTGTTCGACGAAAAAGCTGCCGAGCGGCTGTTGCCGACGGCGCTGATAGTGAATCATGGTATCGACCTGAAAATGATTGAGAAAACCCAGGGCCACGGCCTTTTCCCCGAAACGGCTGACATTTTGATCACGACAGCGAAGCACGACCTTAATCTCGTCCTCGCTGAGCCGTCCCCAACGCCGGGAAATCTCACCTAACCGCAGCCGCTGGCTCCTCTGCCAGACCAGAGCCCGGGACAAATCCTGATAACTGATATAGCCCCGATAATAAAGAAAAAACCCCAGCGGCAGCTGCCGCTGGGGCAAACTGCCGCAGCGAGACGAAAAAAAATACTCCCCGCCGCCCCCGCTGTAGTTTCCCCCTGCCGGCCGGCTGCGACCGTGGGGAAACGACAAAGTCTTTCATCGGCTGAGAAACCTTTCCGAACCGGTCTCCTGCGGTAAAAAACACCCCCTTTGAACGGGCTTTGATAAAAGCACTCAAGGTACCATAGGCTCCGGTAACCCGGCTGAAGGATTCCGCCTTTCTTCTGAGTAAAAGCAGGTCGGCCCCGGGGAAACGATCCGGATGGGTTGTTTTCGCCAGGTTCAGATAAGCCTGCCGAATTCCCTCCAGTTGCAGGTAAGTCAAAAAATCACGGTTTACTTCTATATCGGAACCAAACAGCACCCGGCAGGCGGAAAAGAATTCTTTTTCCTGGGAAAGTGTAAACTGTCCGGCATTCAGCATCTTAACCCAAACTCCGCAAACACCCGGACTCCATCAGAAGAGGCCGGACAACGGTCCGCCCTTGACCGCCAGAGCTTCAATCCGATCCCTGGTTTTGGCATCTTCACTGAGCAGCGGAGCATGGTGTTGTTTATGGCGGGCGTCAATCAATAAGGGGCCATGACAACCCCAGTGTTTATCAAGCACCTCGGCTCGAACCCCGTAAATATCGCGCGCCGGATCGGAACGGGTAAAGGTCACCCAGAGAAAATTATTCAGATTTCGAGACGCGAACTCACTGTCATCGACCAACACCAACAGGGGCAGGCCCTCGACCGCTGGATTTTGCTCAAGCCGATGCAGCAGCATCTCGACCTGGGCTCGGGCCGGTTCGTCTTCCGGGGCACGACAGGGCGGGCCCTGCAGCACCGCAATCCCGGGGCAAACCATCCGCGGCCTGGAAAAACCTGCCGCCAACCCCCAG
The DNA window shown above is from Pseudomonadota bacterium and carries:
- a CDS encoding GTPase, coding for MAVFNYKKREISAKIVYYGPALCGKTTNVQQIHQKLNPRQRGELVSLATDADRTLFFDFLPIELENIGGFKTRFQIYTVPGQVYYNSTRKAVLTGVDGVVFVADSQTSMEQENLESFNNLIENLKYYNCDITRIPVVFQYNKRDLKDIMTIEAMDRIFNLPQAPRFSGSALSGNGVLQTLTACCKLVLQDLKRKSQRTEEAVSRGLNTPSDRSVPTAAGVDHRPSPAQEAGRKQPDPEISVPRPPTITSRPENRPHPLGAENNVPPVAFSGADPRAREHRETGQEPFKPEIMQVGKTRLLDPYTLTVPLRLATDGARRQVVTVEITLSIKDFLRQEL
- a CDS encoding class II fructose-1,6-bisphosphate aldolase, with amino-acid sequence MGIDYRSLGFVNTRKMFKQAFSEGYAVPAYNFNNMEQLQAIINGCGRSNSPVILQVSSGARKYADQTLLQYLAQGAVAMGRKAGYNNPIALHLDHGDSLELCISCIESGFSSVMIDGSHLSYEENIALTTRVVEYAHRHEVSVEGELGVLAGIEDDVVAARSIYTDPEQVEDFVHRTGVDSLAISIGTSHGAYKFKPEQCRRNAEGVLLPPPLRFDILEEIERRIPGFAIVLHGASSVLPEYVEIINRCGGKLEAAVGIPAEQLRQAAKSAVCKINIDSDGRLVMTAMIRKLFAEQPQEFDPRKYLGPAREELTKMIMEKNEQVLGSAGRG
- a CDS encoding DUF4388 domain-containing protein; the encoded protein is MKKQFSATKGLNADLENFEITDILQLITQQVKCGSLSVEGKDGNCSWYFLDGGLVDFECDFPGHLLDLKSILVKSGHLDESAYDLLTGKRGLGEKEVAELLVQGKFISPGELENINLRRLIESFIVTMQWTKGKYSFFPTSEVQRHPFLPAQDANFIILEALRQIDEMTVMKKRLQPLDRVFETTLAQANGEASIHDLNLFKEGLEAQFDRDELETYRLFDGKRPLSEILNRNVLGQFHTCRIILDFLERGIIVPESSSQSTGKLSRAPAVNRQLSGLPLMLLGTALVIATLLSIKNLTNPRQGLKPTFFSAIVDNLRADRKAVLAQAAELLRRP